Proteins encoded by one window of Vibrio algicola:
- a CDS encoding ABC transporter ATP-binding protein, with the protein MTNQSVLTINDLCTEFTTDDGVVRVLDGVSFDVPKGKTLGIVGESGCGKSVTAMSIMGLLPKPFGQVVAGCIVYSNHDAGAPSDVDLLQLPVEQMYRMRGNRISMIFQDPMTALNPVHTIGKQLIEVLQLHRSELNKKQRYLAALEMLEKVGIPSAKQRMLEFPHLLSGGMRQRVMIAMALACRPDVLICDEPTTALDVTVQAQILDLMQELQAETGMSIIFITHDLGVVAEICDQVVVMYAGKVVEQADIFELFDHPSHPYTQGLLTSMPSINGVPKSLLPTIEGSVPALSNMPTGCRFASRCQYAQALCHQSEPELSSVSEPKVSELHLVSCHFWSQLDSLSQSGTVTSANPSLTGEKHV; encoded by the coding sequence ATGACCAACCAAAGCGTTCTGACCATTAACGATCTTTGTACCGAGTTCACGACCGATGATGGGGTAGTGCGAGTGCTCGACGGGGTGAGTTTTGATGTACCGAAAGGCAAAACTTTAGGCATTGTTGGTGAATCAGGCTGCGGTAAAAGTGTGACGGCGATGTCGATCATGGGTTTATTACCTAAGCCTTTTGGTCAAGTGGTGGCCGGCTGTATCGTGTATTCTAACCATGATGCCGGTGCGCCAAGCGATGTGGATTTATTGCAATTACCAGTCGAGCAAATGTATCGCATGCGTGGCAATCGGATCTCGATGATATTCCAAGATCCGATGACCGCATTAAACCCTGTACACACCATTGGCAAGCAATTAATCGAAGTTTTGCAATTACATCGCTCAGAACTCAATAAGAAACAGCGCTATCTGGCGGCATTAGAGATGTTAGAAAAAGTCGGCATTCCTTCGGCGAAACAACGAATGTTGGAATTTCCGCATTTGCTCTCTGGTGGTATGCGTCAGCGAGTGATGATTGCCATGGCTTTGGCGTGTCGGCCGGATGTACTGATTTGCGATGAACCGACTACCGCACTCGATGTGACGGTACAAGCGCAGATCTTAGATTTGATGCAGGAATTGCAAGCCGAAACGGGCATGTCGATTATTTTTATTACCCACGATTTGGGCGTCGTAGCGGAAATTTGCGATCAAGTGGTGGTGATGTACGCAGGAAAAGTGGTGGAGCAAGCCGATATTTTTGAGCTGTTTGATCATCCAAGTCATCCTTATACTCAAGGTTTATTGACGTCTATGCCCAGTATTAACGGTGTGCCAAAATCGTTATTGCCGACCATTGAAGGCTCGGTGCCAGCGTTAAGTAATATGCCAACGGGTTGCCGTTTTGCGAGTCGTTGTCAATATGCACAAGCCTTGTGTCACCAAAGTGAGCCAGAGTTATCATCCGTTTCCGAGCCGAAAGTCTCTGAGTTACACCTAGTCAGTTGCCATTTTTGGTCGCAGCTAGATTCATTGAGTCAGTCAGGAACCGTGACATCGGCCAACCCCTCTCTCACTGGAGAAAAACATGTCTGA
- the metQ gene encoding methionine ABC transporter substrate-binding lipoprotein MetQ, whose amino-acid sequence MELSMKLKQFFSAAVISSSLIFAHTAAAADSINVGVIAGAEAQVAEVAAQVAKQKYGLDVKLTIFSDYVIPNAALDDGSIDINAFQHTPYLDQQIKDRGYKIKAVGNTFVYPIAGYSKKIKSLDELKKGDSIAIPNDPTNEGRALLLLQEQGLIKLSKESGLQATPLDIIDNPKKLDFVELEAPQLPNALQDVAIAIINTTYASSINLSPEKDGIFVEDKESPYTNLIVAREDNADNDNVKNFVKAYQTEEVYEAAKKLFKGGVVKGW is encoded by the coding sequence ATGGAGTTAAGTATGAAATTAAAACAGTTTTTTAGCGCAGCCGTGATCAGTTCTTCACTAATTTTTGCTCATACTGCAGCCGCAGCCGACAGCATTAATGTCGGGGTTATCGCAGGTGCAGAAGCGCAAGTAGCAGAGGTTGCCGCACAAGTGGCAAAACAAAAATACGGTTTGGATGTAAAGCTCACCATTTTCTCGGATTATGTGATCCCAAACGCCGCGTTAGATGATGGTTCTATCGACATCAATGCATTCCAACATACGCCATATCTTGATCAACAAATCAAAGATCGCGGCTATAAAATCAAAGCGGTCGGCAATACTTTTGTTTACCCTATCGCGGGCTACTCGAAAAAAATCAAATCACTGGATGAGCTGAAAAAAGGCGACAGCATTGCCATTCCAAACGATCCAACTAACGAAGGTCGTGCCTTATTGCTGCTTCAAGAGCAAGGCTTGATCAAGCTAAGTAAAGAATCAGGTCTACAAGCAACACCGCTTGATATCATCGACAACCCTAAGAAATTGGACTTTGTTGAGCTAGAAGCACCACAACTGCCAAATGCATTACAAGATGTGGCGATTGCGATCATCAACACCACTTACGCTAGCAGCATTAACTTGTCGCCTGAAAAAGACGGCATTTTTGTTGAAGACAAAGAATCTCCATACACCAACTTAATTGTTGCGCGTGAAGATAATGCTGATAACGACAATGTGAAGAACTTTGTCAAAGCCTATCAAACAGAAGAAGTTTATGAAGCGGCTAAAAAGCTGTTTAAAGGTGGCGTTGTAAAAGGTTGGTAA
- the gmhB gene encoding D-glycero-beta-D-manno-heptose 1,7-bisphosphate 7-phosphatase: protein MSKPAVFIDRDGVINVDHGYVSKVDDFEYIDGVFDATKAIKDLGYQLVLVTNQSGIARGYYTEKQFLTLTEWMDWNFVDQGVEFDGFYYCPHHIEGSEEKYVQECDCRKPQPGMFLSAQDELDIDMPNSIMVGDKEADMQAAISAGVGTRILVRSGKAVTDAAEALATVVLDSIKDVPKYLAENN from the coding sequence TTGTCTAAACCAGCCGTTTTTATCGATCGTGATGGCGTAATCAACGTTGATCATGGTTATGTTAGTAAAGTTGATGATTTTGAGTATATCGATGGTGTTTTTGACGCAACGAAAGCGATCAAAGATCTAGGTTATCAATTAGTACTGGTGACCAATCAATCGGGCATTGCTCGTGGTTACTACACCGAAAAACAATTCCTCACGTTAACCGAGTGGATGGACTGGAACTTTGTTGATCAAGGTGTTGAGTTTGATGGTTTCTATTACTGCCCACATCATATTGAAGGCAGTGAAGAGAAATACGTACAAGAATGTGATTGCCGTAAACCGCAGCCGGGCATGTTCTTATCCGCTCAAGATGAACTCGATATCGATATGCCAAATTCAATCATGGTGGGTGATAAAGAAGCCGATATGCAAGCGGCGATCAGTGCCGGTGTCGGTACGCGTATTTTAGTTCGTAGTGGTAAAGCGGTTACCGATGCAGCCGAAGCCTTAGCGACAGTGGTTCTCGATAGCATTAAAGATGTGCCGAAGTATTTGGCTGAGAATAACTAG
- the metN gene encoding methionine ABC transporter ATP-binding protein MetN has product MIEIKKVNKIFYQGSKQIIALKDIDLTVPQGEICGVIGSSGAGKSTLIRCVNMLEAPTSGNVIVDGVDLTQLSNTQLSHARRNIGMIFQHFNLLSSRTVFNNIALPLELAKVPSAQIETKVSELLQLVGLADKRDTYPANLSGGQKQRVAIARALASDPKVLLCDEATSALDPATTKSILELLKTINQTLNLTILIITHEMDVVKNICDKVAIIGGGLLVEQGLVSDIFAHPKTELAQQFIRSTLDLSIPDDYQARLQKTRVEGSIPLVRLEFTGASIDAPVISQISRKFDIDVSILNSDIDYAGGVRFGLMVAEFFGEKEQAEQALIFLKEHNIKVEVLGYVL; this is encoded by the coding sequence ATGATTGAAATAAAAAAAGTTAACAAAATCTTTTATCAGGGAAGTAAACAAATCATCGCCCTGAAAGACATCGACCTTACCGTTCCCCAAGGTGAGATTTGCGGTGTGATCGGCTCATCGGGTGCCGGAAAAAGCACGCTTATCCGTTGTGTCAACATGCTAGAAGCTCCTACCTCAGGCAATGTAATTGTCGATGGTGTTGATCTTACTCAGCTTTCCAATACTCAATTAAGCCATGCTCGTCGTAATATTGGCATGATTTTCCAACACTTCAATTTGTTGTCATCTCGCACCGTGTTTAATAATATTGCGCTGCCGCTTGAGCTCGCAAAAGTGCCAAGCGCGCAAATTGAAACCAAAGTATCAGAGCTACTGCAACTGGTTGGTCTGGCCGATAAACGAGATACTTACCCTGCTAATTTAAGTGGCGGACAAAAACAACGTGTGGCGATTGCTCGTGCGTTAGCCTCCGACCCTAAAGTATTATTGTGTGATGAAGCCACCAGCGCGCTTGATCCTGCGACCACAAAATCAATTTTAGAACTGCTTAAAACCATCAATCAAACATTAAACTTAACCATATTGATCATTACTCACGAAATGGATGTGGTAAAAAATATCTGTGACAAAGTGGCGATCATTGGGGGCGGTTTATTGGTTGAACAAGGTTTAGTGAGTGATATTTTTGCCCACCCTAAAACCGAATTGGCACAACAATTTATCCGCTCTACTCTCGACTTATCAATCCCTGATGATTACCAAGCGCGCTTACAAAAAACGCGGGTAGAAGGGTCGATTCCTTTGGTGCGATTAGAGTTTACGGGCGCGTCAATTGATGCTCCGGTGATAAGCCAAATTTCCCGTAAGTTTGATATCGATGTCAGTATTTTAAATTCAGATATTGATTACGCTGGCGGCGTTCGTTTTGGCTTGATGGTGGCAGAATTCTTTGGCGAAAAAGAGCAAGCTGAACAAGCATTAATTTTCTTAAAAGAACACAATATTAAAGTCGAGGTACTTGGCTATGTTTTATGA
- a CDS encoding aromatic amino acid transporter has protein sequence MEKKPSLLGGACIIASVCVGAGMLGLPSAGAGSWTVWSILAITLTMAVMTVSGWLLLEAFKHYDLSVSFNTVTLDMLGSKVNLFNNLTVYFVGGILLYAYTTSFGLILQGSLGLDSNIASVLFVFVASSVVWHSTRAVDRISIVLIATMILTFVFGVFGLTAKIDASHLFDAINQQGQYAKYSMALLPIALTSFGYHHSVASMRAYYKEERSAKYAILGGTLIALTLYVIWVLSIFGNLPRSSFGPIIAQDGNVDVLLKTLGGVVESKNVAQAINAFSMAAIISSFIGVGLGVFDYLADLFHFDQSKTGRTKTWAVTFMPPLVLSLLFPFGFILAIGYAGAAATVWTCIIPALLVLKARKRKDSAQGFVVGGGNIVPYFILLFGLATAVFHILTMLDMLPVFKG, from the coding sequence ATGGAAAAGAAACCATCATTATTAGGCGGCGCTTGTATTATTGCCAGTGTGTGTGTCGGTGCAGGAATGCTTGGGCTACCAAGTGCAGGCGCAGGCAGTTGGACGGTTTGGTCTATTCTTGCCATCACCTTAACCATGGCAGTGATGACCGTTTCGGGCTGGTTGCTACTTGAAGCCTTCAAACATTATGATTTATCGGTGTCTTTTAATACCGTCACTCTCGATATGCTTGGCAGCAAGGTTAACCTGTTTAATAACCTGACCGTGTATTTTGTCGGTGGGATTTTACTTTACGCATACACCACCTCTTTCGGCTTGATCCTGCAAGGGTCATTGGGACTCGACAGCAATATTGCCTCGGTGTTGTTTGTGTTTGTCGCGTCTAGTGTGGTGTGGCACTCCACTCGAGCAGTCGATCGTATCTCGATTGTGTTGATCGCGACCATGATCTTAACCTTTGTTTTCGGTGTGTTTGGTCTTACAGCCAAAATAGATGCTTCTCATTTATTTGATGCCATTAATCAGCAAGGGCAATATGCAAAATATTCGATGGCGTTATTACCAATTGCGCTGACTTCTTTTGGTTATCATCACTCAGTTGCTTCAATGCGCGCTTACTATAAAGAAGAACGCAGCGCCAAATACGCCATTTTAGGTGGCACTTTGATCGCGCTGACTTTATATGTAATTTGGGTGCTCAGTATTTTTGGCAACCTACCGCGCAGCTCTTTTGGTCCTATCATTGCGCAAGATGGTAATGTCGATGTGTTACTTAAAACCTTAGGTGGCGTGGTGGAGTCCAAAAATGTCGCTCAAGCTATTAATGCCTTTTCAATGGCGGCTATCATCTCTTCTTTTATTGGCGTTGGTTTAGGGGTGTTTGATTACTTAGCGGATTTATTCCATTTTGATCAAAGCAAAACAGGTCGTACTAAAACATGGGCCGTCACTTTTATGCCGCCTCTTGTTTTGTCGTTATTATTCCCATTCGGCTTTATTTTGGCGATTGGCTACGCTGGCGCAGCGGCAACAGTTTGGACCTGTATTATTCCAGCGTTATTAGTTTTGAAAGCGCGTAAACGTAAAGATAGCGCACAAGGTTTTGTGGTGGGTGGCGGCAACATCGTACCTTATTTTATTTTATTATTTGGCTTGGCAACAGCGGTGTTTCATATTTTAACTATGTTAGATATGTTGCCGGTATTTAAGGGCTAG
- a CDS encoding ABC transporter ATP-binding protein, with translation MSELMKVENLTQHFVSGKCLFKKSYTVHAVDGVSFRVNKGETLGIVGESGCGKTTLGRSLLRLYQPTSGQVFFEGQDICQLDNKAMRSLRQQVQMVFQDPSESLNARHTVGKILQEPFVIHNIGCAKQRQQWVAELLNKVGLPESAALRYPHEFSGGQKQRIGIARAIALKPKLVVCDESVSALDVSVQAQILNLLLELQKEMQLTLIFIAHDLSVVRHISDNIAVMYLGKIVEYGAADALYRDPQHPYTQSLLSAIPITHPKYRDAALRQQELGIGERILLKGDIPSPINIPQGCRFASRCPQVMPQCQQSEPELIDLMKEANHQPSSQQSIEKERKNNRQVACFLYQ, from the coding sequence ATGTCTGAGTTAATGAAGGTTGAAAATTTAACCCAGCATTTTGTTTCCGGTAAATGCTTGTTTAAAAAAAGCTATACCGTGCATGCGGTTGATGGCGTCAGTTTTAGGGTTAACAAAGGTGAAACTCTCGGTATTGTAGGCGAATCTGGGTGCGGAAAAACCACGTTAGGACGCAGTTTGTTGCGTTTATACCAACCCACCTCAGGGCAGGTTTTTTTTGAAGGGCAAGATATTTGTCAGTTGGATAATAAAGCGATGCGCAGTTTGCGACAACAAGTGCAGATGGTGTTTCAAGATCCCAGTGAATCCCTTAATGCGCGCCATACGGTTGGTAAGATCCTACAAGAACCGTTTGTTATTCATAATATTGGTTGCGCGAAACAGCGACAACAATGGGTGGCAGAGTTACTCAATAAAGTGGGGTTGCCTGAAAGTGCGGCGCTGCGATACCCACATGAATTTTCAGGCGGCCAGAAACAGCGTATTGGCATTGCGCGCGCTATTGCTTTAAAACCCAAATTAGTGGTGTGCGATGAATCGGTATCGGCATTGGATGTGTCCGTGCAAGCGCAGATCTTAAACCTGTTACTTGAGTTGCAAAAAGAGATGCAACTGACCCTAATTTTTATCGCCCACGATTTATCGGTAGTGCGGCATATCTCAGATAATATTGCGGTGATGTATCTTGGCAAAATCGTTGAATATGGTGCTGCCGACGCTCTCTATCGCGATCCACAACACCCTTATACCCAATCACTGTTATCTGCGATCCCTATTACCCACCCAAAGTATCGTGATGCCGCATTGCGCCAACAAGAGTTAGGTATTGGAGAGCGAATATTACTCAAGGGCGATATTCCATCGCCGATCAATATTCCGCAAGGCTGCCGCTTTGCTTCACGCTGCCCACAAGTCATGCCACAATGTCAGCAAAGCGAACCTGAGTTGATTGATTTGATGAAAGAGGCAAACCATCAACCTAGCTCACAACAATCGATTGAAAAAGAGCGTAAAAATAACCGTCAAGTGGCGTGTTTTTTATATCAATAA
- a CDS encoding ABC transporter permease, whose product MMTFDPMTHKKIQRFKAIKRGYWSLIILTLLVVVAIGAELLVNSRALAVKYDNRWYFPTYGDVLPGTTFGQDYQSETNYRQLQLLFEQQDKQSVSDDNGTHAANKKSIDNKVIMPLVPWNPYEQDFDGDFPPAAPNAEAKHYLGTDTIGRDILARLLYGFRIAMGFAFLTMMVSYAIGVTVGCAMGFWGGKFDLFFQRFIEIWSMVPFLYVIMILVSIMQPSFMLFSFINVLFGWMGMTWYMRTMTYKEKAREYVMAAQALGASNWRILYHHILPNTMVMIVTLAPFTIVGNITALTALDYLGLGLMPPTPSWGELLQQGKSNLDSPWIVLSVVCSIVSVLVMVTFIGEAIREAFDPKRYTLYT is encoded by the coding sequence ATGATGACATTTGATCCCATGACGCATAAAAAAATCCAACGTTTTAAAGCGATCAAACGTGGTTACTGGTCGCTGATCATTTTAACCTTGTTGGTTGTAGTGGCGATTGGCGCTGAATTATTGGTGAATAGCCGCGCGTTGGCGGTTAAATACGATAATCGATGGTATTTCCCTACCTATGGTGATGTATTGCCCGGCACCACCTTTGGACAAGATTACCAATCAGAAACCAACTATCGCCAATTACAGCTTTTGTTTGAACAACAAGATAAGCAAAGTGTGAGTGATGATAATGGCACTCATGCGGCAAATAAAAAGAGCATCGATAATAAAGTGATCATGCCACTTGTGCCTTGGAATCCGTATGAGCAAGATTTTGACGGCGACTTCCCTCCGGCTGCGCCCAACGCTGAGGCGAAACATTACTTAGGCACCGACACCATAGGACGCGATATTCTCGCACGCTTATTGTATGGTTTTAGGATAGCGATGGGCTTTGCGTTTCTAACCATGATGGTGTCTTATGCGATTGGGGTCACCGTGGGTTGTGCGATGGGATTTTGGGGAGGTAAGTTTGATTTATTCTTTCAACGCTTTATTGAAATTTGGTCGATGGTGCCATTTTTGTATGTGATCATGATTTTAGTCTCGATCATGCAACCCAGTTTTATGTTGTTTAGCTTTATCAATGTCCTGTTTGGTTGGATGGGCATGACTTGGTACATGCGCACCATGACCTACAAAGAAAAAGCGCGTGAATATGTGATGGCCGCGCAAGCCTTAGGAGCCTCAAATTGGCGAATTTTGTACCATCATATTTTGCCTAATACTATGGTGATGATCGTCACCTTAGCGCCATTTACCATTGTTGGTAATATTACCGCATTAACCGCGCTTGATTATTTAGGGCTAGGATTAATGCCGCCGACACCAAGTTGGGGCGAGTTATTGCAGCAAGGTAAATCAAATTTAGATTCACCATGGATTGTGTTGTCGGTGGTGTGTTCCATTGTTTCAGTATTGGTGATGGTGACCTTTATCGGCGAAGCGATTCGCGAGGCTTTCGATCCCAAACGCTATACCCTTTATACTTGA
- a CDS encoding methionine ABC transporter permease, which translates to MFYDHIMDWYYDHRTFRLIWAATWETLYMVGVAGLIGFMIGIPMGVILHITKKGGLTENRLVNLVLGAIVNIGRSVPFLVLMVAIIPFTTLLIGKFIGTTAAIVPLTVGAIPFIARLVESALVEVPTGLIEAAQSMGARPMQIITKVLLPEALPSIVNTITITLVTLVSYSAMAGTVGGGGLGDVAMRYGYQRYQPDIMFITVVLLVIVVQIIQMVGDRVAARVDHR; encoded by the coding sequence ATGTTTTATGATCACATCATGGATTGGTATTACGATCATCGCACTTTTCGTCTGATTTGGGCAGCCACTTGGGAAACCCTTTACATGGTCGGCGTGGCTGGCTTGATTGGCTTTATGATTGGCATTCCTATGGGCGTCATTCTACATATCACCAAGAAAGGCGGCTTAACCGAAAATAGACTGGTTAACTTAGTACTTGGCGCAATCGTCAATATTGGTCGCTCTGTACCCTTCTTAGTGTTGATGGTGGCTATTATTCCCTTTACCACACTATTGATTGGTAAATTTATTGGTACCACGGCGGCGATTGTGCCGTTAACCGTTGGCGCGATCCCGTTTATTGCTCGCTTAGTGGAAAGCGCTTTAGTTGAAGTGCCGACCGGATTAATTGAAGCGGCGCAGTCGATGGGCGCACGCCCAATGCAAATTATCACCAAAGTATTGCTACCCGAGGCGCTGCCTTCTATTGTCAATACCATCACGATTACTCTTGTGACGCTCGTCAGCTATTCTGCTATGGCAGGGACGGTTGGTGGCGGCGGCTTAGGCGATGTCGCGATGCGTTATGGTTACCAACGTTACCAACCCGATATTATGTTTATTACCGTGGTGTTGTTGGTGATTGTGGTACAAATTATTCAAATGGTGGGCGATAGAGTTGCCGCTCGCGTCGATCACAGGTAA
- a CDS encoding extracellular solute-binding protein, with protein MKKRLWTPLVTLGLCFGALPLSMSLQAANLPTNLTWQTNANEPIFASPDAKFGGTYHTFITSFPQTFRTVGPDANGGFASWTRSSLGLLDRHPNTDKWLPSIASSWALGDDHKTVYFKINPKAKWSDGEPITAQDFTFMMKMMRSKDIVDPWSNDFYTKEVSDIIVYDPLTIAVVSGKQRNPDELMDYVNLQPRPAHFYAKPSKDKNGDGIADDFVRRFNFKSEPTAGPYAIDKINKGKGVTYKHVKDWWGYDIKYYQHRFNVEKIQIKVIRDQDIAFKYFEKGQLDSFALVRPTLWHDKAKGELFDKGYIHKAWAYNQAPTGAGGIWINTAMPLLDNLEVRKGLMYAVDYDGMINKILRNDYVRKPNPMGSGHGEYDNQDIKAPNFDPQLAATYFKNAGFNKIGPDGIRVNDKGQRLSFAVTYSTPAHTPRVAYLREQAKLAGLDLTLNLIDGSSMFKYVLEKKHQLSFHDMSNSKIPVYWQYFASENANKPQTNNFTNFSSPELDKLINAYREEFDLTKKHDLSRQIQARINDSNSIIPGYIVPYAREGYWRWLKLPAEMATKQTESLFFANGFMGTMSTFWIDEQVKKETKAAMKADKAFKPVTIIDDKYK; from the coding sequence ATGAAAAAAAGGTTATGGACGCCACTGGTTACGCTGGGCTTATGCTTCGGTGCGCTACCACTGTCGATGTCGTTACAAGCGGCGAATCTACCGACTAATTTAACATGGCAAACCAATGCTAATGAGCCCATTTTTGCCTCTCCAGACGCGAAATTTGGCGGGACTTACCACACTTTTATTACCAGTTTTCCGCAAACTTTTCGTACCGTTGGGCCAGATGCTAATGGCGGCTTTGCCTCATGGACTCGCTCTTCACTTGGCCTGTTAGATAGACATCCTAATACCGACAAATGGCTGCCTTCAATCGCTTCTTCTTGGGCCTTGGGGGATGATCATAAAACCGTTTATTTTAAAATTAATCCTAAAGCGAAATGGAGTGATGGAGAGCCGATCACCGCGCAAGATTTTACTTTTATGATGAAAATGATGCGCTCTAAAGACATTGTCGATCCTTGGAGTAATGATTTTTACACCAAAGAGGTAAGCGACATTATCGTCTACGATCCACTGACGATAGCCGTGGTATCGGGTAAGCAAAGAAATCCTGATGAGTTAATGGATTACGTTAACCTTCAACCTCGCCCCGCGCATTTTTATGCCAAGCCAAGTAAAGATAAAAATGGCGATGGTATTGCCGATGATTTTGTTCGCCGCTTTAACTTTAAATCAGAGCCGACAGCGGGTCCTTACGCGATTGATAAAATTAATAAAGGCAAGGGGGTCACCTATAAGCATGTAAAAGATTGGTGGGGTTACGATATTAAGTATTACCAACACCGATTTAATGTTGAGAAAATTCAAATCAAAGTGATCCGCGATCAAGATATTGCGTTTAAATACTTTGAAAAAGGCCAATTGGATTCATTTGCTTTAGTGCGCCCGACGCTGTGGCATGACAAAGCCAAAGGTGAGTTGTTCGATAAAGGTTATATCCATAAAGCATGGGCGTATAATCAAGCGCCCACCGGAGCCGGTGGAATTTGGATCAATACTGCTATGCCGCTTTTGGATAATCTTGAGGTGCGTAAGGGCTTAATGTACGCCGTCGATTATGATGGCATGATCAACAAAATTTTGCGTAATGACTATGTGCGTAAGCCAAATCCTATGGGATCTGGGCATGGGGAGTATGACAACCAAGATATAAAAGCGCCGAACTTTGACCCTCAACTGGCCGCCACCTATTTTAAAAATGCGGGTTTTAATAAGATCGGCCCTGATGGTATTCGAGTCAATGATAAAGGCCAGCGCTTAAGCTTTGCAGTCACCTATTCGACTCCCGCCCATACGCCTCGGGTAGCTTATTTACGCGAACAAGCCAAGCTGGCAGGGTTGGATTTAACCCTTAATCTGATTGATGGTTCGAGCATGTTTAAATATGTGTTAGAGAAAAAACATCAGCTGTCTTTCCATGATATGAGTAATTCTAAAATCCCAGTTTACTGGCAGTATTTTGCCTCAGAAAACGCCAATAAACCGCAAACCAATAACTTCACAAATTTCTCATCACCAGAGCTTGATAAGCTAATTAATGCCTATCGAGAAGAGTTTGATTTAACTAAAAAACACGATTTATCTCGTCAAATTCAAGCCAGAATCAATGACTCGAATAGCATCATACCTGGCTACATTGTGCCGTATGCAAGAGAAGGGTATTGGCGTTGGTTGAAATTGCCAGCCGAAATGGCGACTAAACAAACCGAGTCGTTATTTTTCGCCAATGGATTTATGGGCACCATGAGTACTTTTTGGATTGATGAGCAAGTTAAAAAAGAAACCAAAGCGGCGATGAAAGCAGATAAAGCCTTTAAGCCGGTCACGATAATTGATGATAAGTATAAGTAG
- a CDS encoding ABC transporter permease subunit: MLAYILRRLLLVVPTFIGITLLIFTLTRFVPGGPVERMLLSLQMQQGDKAVSAQVTNGSSNALSDDQIAELNEFYGLDKPIPQAYWAWLTKLVKLDLGESTRYYEPVTDMIAERLPVSLFYGGMTFLITYLISIPLGYIKAMRHGSVLDASSSIFIFIGFALPGYVIGVLLISLFGFHLEWFPMGGFVSDDFDDFTRFEQIKDVLWHAVLPLFCYLIGDFALLTMTMKNNLMENLAADYVRTAIAKGLPFKLAVRRHALRNSLIPVASSFGNSLMFFMTGSFLIEVIFNINGIGLLGYESIMERDYPVVMGLFAINALMLLIGNILSDICVALVDPRIRFGA, encoded by the coding sequence ATGCTAGCGTATATTTTAAGACGACTGCTATTGGTGGTTCCAACTTTTATTGGCATTACCCTGCTGATCTTTACCTTAACGCGCTTTGTGCCAGGTGGGCCGGTTGAGCGTATGTTGCTGAGTTTACAGATGCAACAAGGCGATAAAGCGGTGTCAGCCCAGGTCACTAATGGTTCAAGCAATGCCTTGTCTGACGATCAAATCGCAGAATTAAATGAATTTTATGGCCTAGATAAACCAATCCCGCAAGCTTATTGGGCGTGGCTTACTAAGTTGGTAAAGCTCGATTTGGGCGAATCAACCCGCTATTACGAACCGGTGACCGATATGATCGCCGAGCGTCTACCCGTGTCGCTATTTTATGGTGGCATGACTTTTTTGATCACTTATCTTATCTCCATTCCACTTGGATACATTAAAGCCATGCGTCATGGCAGCGTGTTGGATGCCTCCAGTTCGATCTTCATTTTTATTGGTTTTGCTCTGCCCGGTTATGTGATTGGGGTATTGCTAATTAGTTTGTTTGGTTTCCATTTAGAATGGTTTCCTATGGGCGGTTTTGTCAGTGACGACTTTGATGATTTTACCCGTTTTGAACAAATTAAAGATGTTTTGTGGCATGCGGTATTGCCGTTATTTTGTTACTTGATTGGCGATTTTGCGCTGCTTACCATGACCATGAAAAACAACTTAATGGAAAACTTGGCCGCCGATTATGTACGCACCGCTATTGCCAAAGGTTTGCCCTTTAAATTAGCGGTGCGTCGTCATGCACTGCGCAATAGCCTTATTCCTGTCGCCAGTTCATTTGGTAACTCCTTGATGTTCTTTATGACCGGCTCATTCTTAATTGAAGTGATTTTTAATATTAATGGCATTGGTTTATTGGGGTATGAATCGATCATGGAGCGAGATTATCCGGTGGTGATGGGGCTATTTGCGATTAATGCCTTAATGCTTTTGATTGGTAATATTTTGTCGGATATCTGTGTTGCGCTGGTGGATCCGCGCATTCGGTTTGGAGCATAA